The Hippocampus zosterae strain Florida chromosome 20, ASM2543408v3, whole genome shotgun sequence genome contains a region encoding:
- the zic4 gene encoding zinc finger protein ZIC 4 isoform X2 — protein sequence MSADALGSPAMDPAFSKRNAVLRLVGLAGAQHHHHRHHHHHPRHPVPPSVTGFLGLDSHPRSMAHAHPGEMSAEPRLGPSPFGPEHMGHSAALKISPAHHYHRQQQPRHNHLMAGHSQVVSSQTGAFGATPVPYSGMTHPAQALTAGSYPAHYGHDAGSHALFSGLHQEQPPGGQLRLGLPGDVYVRSEHLAAGTRADAFYGGLNLNLGAHHPHPHAHPLPHQQHPPRGSGAFFRYMRQPIKQELICKWLEPAEKRCARTYGTMHELVTHVTVEHVGGPEQANHICFWEACPREGKPFKAKYKLVNHIRVHTGEKPFPCPFPGCGKVFARSENLKIHKRTHTGEKPFKCEFAGCDRRFANSSDRKKHSHVHTSDKPYNCKVRGCDKSYTHPSSLRKHMKVHCKSPPPPSSGYESSTPSLVSPSSDPGREPPPPPPPPPPPGGGPTPALSSHPANLSEWYVCHSSGASGAHSGPSTPDSATEDDGPPYRERDTRDNL from the exons ATGAGCGCCGATGCGCTGGGAAGCCCCGCGATGGACCCTGCCTTCTCCAAACGGAACGCGGTGCTGAGATTAGTTGGCTTGGCGGGGGCTCAGCACCATCATcatcgccatcatcatcatcatccccgcCACCCCGTCCCCCCGAGCGTGACGGGCTTCCTGGGGCTCGACAGCCATCCGCGCTCAATGGCTCACGCGCACCCCGGGGAGATGAGTGCGGAACCCCGCCTGGGGCCGAGTCCATTCGGGCCAGAACACATGGGGCACTCGGCGGCCCTCAAAATCAGCCCAGCCCATCATTATCACCGGCAGCAGCAGCCTCGGCACAATCATCTCATGGCAGGCCACAGTCAAGTGGTCTCGAGTCAAACGGGAGCTTTCGGGGCGACGCCGGTGCCCTACTCGGGTATGACGCACCCGGCCCAAGCTCTTACCGCAG GTAGCTACCCGGCGCACTACGGCCACGACGCCGGCAGCCACGCGCTTTTCTCCGGGCTGCACCAAGAGCAGCCTCCGGGCGGCCAACTGCGCTTGGGACTACCGGGGGACGTTTACGTGCGCTCGGAGCACTTAGCGGCGGGCACCCGAGCCGACGCCTTCTACGGAGGGCTCAACCTCAACCTGGGCGCTCACCATCCGCATCCGCATGCGCACCCGCTCCCGCACCAGCAGCATCCGCCCCGCGGAAGCGGCGCCTTCTTCCGCTACATGCGGCAGCCCATCAAGCAAGAGCTGATTTGCAAGTGGCTGGAACCGGCGGAGAAGCGCTGCGCGCGGACCTACGGCACCATGCACGAGCTGGTCACGCACGTGACCGTGGAGCACGTCGGCGGCCCCGAGCAGGCCAACCACATCTGCTTCTGGGAAGCGTGTCCGCGCGAGGGCAAGCCCTTCAAAGCCAAATACAAGCTGGTCAACCACATCCGCGTGCACACGGGCGAAAAGCCCTTCCCGTGCCCCTTCCCCGGCTGCGGCAAAGTCTTTGCGCGCTCGGAAAACCTCAAAATCCACAAAAGGACGCACACAG GTGAGAAGCCGTTCAAGTGCGAGTTCGCCGGCTGCGACCGGCGCTTCGCCAACAGCAGCGACCGCAAGAAGCACTCGCACGTGCACACGTCCGACAAGCCGTACAACTGCAAAGTGCGCGGCTGCGACAAGTCCTACACGCACCCGAGTTCGCTGCGCAAACACATGAAGGTGCACTGCAAGTCCCCGCCGCCTCCCAGCTCCGGCTACGAGTCGTCCACCCCGTCCCTGGTGTCCCCCTCATCGGACCCGGGCcgggagccgccgccgccgccgccgccgccgccgccccccggagGGGGCCCGACCCCCGCCCTCTCGTCACACCCGGCCAACCTGAGCGAGTGGTACGTGTGTCACAGCTCCGGGGCCAGCGGGGCCCACAGTGGGCCCTCCACGCCGGACTCGGCCACTGAGGACGACGGACCCCCGTACAGGGAACGAgacacgagggacaatttatag
- the zic4 gene encoding zinc finger protein ZIC 4 isoform X1 yields the protein MSADALGSPAMDPAFSKRNAVLRLVGLAGAQHHHHRHHHHHPRHPVPPSVTGFLGLDSHPRSMAHAHPGEMSAEPRLGPSPFGPEHMGHSAALKISPAHHYHRQQQPRHNHLMAGHSQVVSSQTGAFGATPVPYSGMTHPAQALTAGRDFFRAAPAPADPRHHRRAAAAAAASHAGTCLSTTGSYPAHYGHDAGSHALFSGLHQEQPPGGQLRLGLPGDVYVRSEHLAAGTRADAFYGGLNLNLGAHHPHPHAHPLPHQQHPPRGSGAFFRYMRQPIKQELICKWLEPAEKRCARTYGTMHELVTHVTVEHVGGPEQANHICFWEACPREGKPFKAKYKLVNHIRVHTGEKPFPCPFPGCGKVFARSENLKIHKRTHTGEKPFKCEFAGCDRRFANSSDRKKHSHVHTSDKPYNCKVRGCDKSYTHPSSLRKHMKVHCKSPPPPSSGYESSTPSLVSPSSDPGREPPPPPPPPPPPGGGPTPALSSHPANLSEWYVCHSSGASGAHSGPSTPDSATEDDGPPYRERDTRDNL from the exons ATGAGCGCCGATGCGCTGGGAAGCCCCGCGATGGACCCTGCCTTCTCCAAACGGAACGCGGTGCTGAGATTAGTTGGCTTGGCGGGGGCTCAGCACCATCATcatcgccatcatcatcatcatccccgcCACCCCGTCCCCCCGAGCGTGACGGGCTTCCTGGGGCTCGACAGCCATCCGCGCTCAATGGCTCACGCGCACCCCGGGGAGATGAGTGCGGAACCCCGCCTGGGGCCGAGTCCATTCGGGCCAGAACACATGGGGCACTCGGCGGCCCTCAAAATCAGCCCAGCCCATCATTATCACCGGCAGCAGCAGCCTCGGCACAATCATCTCATGGCAGGCCACAGTCAAGTGGTCTCGAGTCAAACGGGAGCTTTCGGGGCGACGCCGGTGCCCTACTCGGGTATGACGCACCCGGCCCAAGCTCTTACCGCAGGTAGGGACTTTTTCCGCGCCGCGCCGGCTCCGGCTGACCCGCGGCATCACCggcgcgccgccgctgccgccgccgcttctCACGCCGGAACGTGTCTCTCGACAACAGGTAGCTACCCGGCGCACTACGGCCACGACGCCGGCAGCCACGCGCTTTTCTCCGGGCTGCACCAAGAGCAGCCTCCGGGCGGCCAACTGCGCTTGGGACTACCGGGGGACGTTTACGTGCGCTCGGAGCACTTAGCGGCGGGCACCCGAGCCGACGCCTTCTACGGAGGGCTCAACCTCAACCTGGGCGCTCACCATCCGCATCCGCATGCGCACCCGCTCCCGCACCAGCAGCATCCGCCCCGCGGAAGCGGCGCCTTCTTCCGCTACATGCGGCAGCCCATCAAGCAAGAGCTGATTTGCAAGTGGCTGGAACCGGCGGAGAAGCGCTGCGCGCGGACCTACGGCACCATGCACGAGCTGGTCACGCACGTGACCGTGGAGCACGTCGGCGGCCCCGAGCAGGCCAACCACATCTGCTTCTGGGAAGCGTGTCCGCGCGAGGGCAAGCCCTTCAAAGCCAAATACAAGCTGGTCAACCACATCCGCGTGCACACGGGCGAAAAGCCCTTCCCGTGCCCCTTCCCCGGCTGCGGCAAAGTCTTTGCGCGCTCGGAAAACCTCAAAATCCACAAAAGGACGCACACAG GTGAGAAGCCGTTCAAGTGCGAGTTCGCCGGCTGCGACCGGCGCTTCGCCAACAGCAGCGACCGCAAGAAGCACTCGCACGTGCACACGTCCGACAAGCCGTACAACTGCAAAGTGCGCGGCTGCGACAAGTCCTACACGCACCCGAGTTCGCTGCGCAAACACATGAAGGTGCACTGCAAGTCCCCGCCGCCTCCCAGCTCCGGCTACGAGTCGTCCACCCCGTCCCTGGTGTCCCCCTCATCGGACCCGGGCcgggagccgccgccgccgccgccgccgccgccgccccccggagGGGGCCCGACCCCCGCCCTCTCGTCACACCCGGCCAACCTGAGCGAGTGGTACGTGTGTCACAGCTCCGGGGCCAGCGGGGCCCACAGTGGGCCCTCCACGCCGGACTCGGCCACTGAGGACGACGGACCCCCGTACAGGGAACGAgacacgagggacaatttatag
- the zic1 gene encoding zinc finger protein ZIC 1 gives MLLDAGPQYPAIGVSTFGSARHHSTAEVTEREVALGINPFADGMGAFKINHGSHEQAAFSAQAPAGYAAAAALGHHHHHHHHHHPGHVGSYSAAAFNSTRDFLFRNRGFGEAAAAAGAQHSLFASAAAAAAGGFAAGPHGHSEAAGHLLFPGLHEQAAAAGHASSNAVGGQMRLGFGGDVYGRAAAEQYGHVASPRSDYASAQLHGYGPVNVNMNMAAHHGAGAFFRYMRQPIKQELICKWIEPEQLASPKKSCNKTFSTMHELVTHLTVEHVGGPEQTNHICFWEECSREGKPFKAKYKLVNHIRVHTGEKPFPCPFPGCGKVFARSENLKIHKRTHTGEKPFKCEFDGCDRRFANSSDRKKHMHVHTSDKPYLCKMCDKSYTHPSSLRKHMKVHESSNPGSQPSPAASSGYESSTPPTIVSPSAENPSSGSSVSPTAPVAVQHHAAAAAAAAAAAAGGHGGALTSNFNEWYV, from the exons ATGCTCCTGGACGCCGGGCCTCAGTACCCCGCCATCGGAGTGAGCACTTTCGGCTCCGCGCGGCACCACTCGACGGCCGAGGTGACGGAGCGGGAAGTGGCGCTGGGCATCAACCCGTTCGCGGACGGCATGGGCGCCTTCAAGATTAACCACGGCTCCCACGAGCAGGCGGCGTTCTCCGCGCAGGCGCCGGCGGGCtacgcggcggcggccgccctgggccaccatcaccaccaccaccaccaccaccacccgggCCACGTCGGCTCTTACTCGGCGGCGGCCTTCAACTCCACGCGGGACTTTCTGTTTAGGAACCGCGGGTTcggcgaggcggcggcggcggcgggcgcgcagcACAGCCTGTTcgcctcggcggcggcggcggcggcgggcggctTCGCCGCGGGACCCCACGGACACTCGGAGGCGGCGGGCCACCTGCTCTTCCCGGGCCTGCACgagcaggcggcggcggcgggccacGCGTCCTCCAACGCGGTCGGCGGCCAGATGCGCCTGGGCTTCGGCGGCGACGTGTACGGCCGCGCGGCGGCCGAGCAGTACGGCCACGTCGCCAGCCCGCGCTCCGACTACGCGTCCGCGCAGCTGCACGGCTACGGCCCCGTCAACGTCAACATGAACATGGCCGCGCACCACGGCGCCGGCGCCTTCTTCCGCTACATGCGGCAGCCCATCAAACAGGAGCTCATCTGCAAGTGGATCGAGCCCGAGCAGCTGGCCAGCCCCAAGAAGTCGTGCAACAAGACCTTCAGCACCATGCACGAGCTGGTCACGCACCTGACCGTGGAGCACGTGGGGGGCCCCGAGCAGACCAACCACATCTGCTTCTGGGAGGAGTGCTCCCGCGAGGGCAAGCCCTTCAAGGCCAAGTACAAGCTGGTCAATCACATCCGCGtgcacacgggcgagaagcccttCCCGTGCCCCTTCCCGGGCTGCGGCAAAGTCTTTGCGCGCTCGGAAAACCTCAAAATCCACAAAAGGACGCACACCG GTGAGAAGCCGTTCAAGTGCGAGTTCGACGGCTGCGACCGCCGCTTCGCCAACAGCAGCGATCGCAAGAAACACATGCACGTGCACACGTCCGACAAGCCCTACTTGTGCAAAATGTGCGACAAGTCCTACACGCACCCGAGTTCGCTGCGCAAACACATGAAG gtccACGAGTCGAGCAACCCGGGCTCGCAGCCGTCCCCCGCGGCCAGCTCGGGGTACGAGTCGTCCACTCCCCCCACCATCGTGTCCCCGTCGGCGGAGAACCCGAGCAGCGGCAGCTCAGTGTCGCCCACGGCCCCCGTGGCCGTGCAGCATCAcgccgcagccgccgccgccgctgccgccgccgcggcgggtggccaCGGCGGCGCGCTCACGTCCAATTTCAATGAATGGtacgtgtaa